One window from the genome of Pseudomonas fluorescens encodes:
- a CDS encoding cobyric acid synthase — protein MTTVMVQGTTSDAGKSTLVTALCRWVRRQGVGVVPFKPQNMALNSAVTADGGEIGRAQAVQAQAAGLEPHTDMNPVLLKPNSDTGAQVIIHGRAVTTMNAVAYHDYKAIAMQAVLASHARLSAAYAVVMVEGAGSPAEINLRAGDIANMGFAEAVDCPVLLIADINRGGVFAHLVGTLELLSPSEQARVKGFIINRFRGDIALLQPGLDWLEARTGKPVIGVLPYVMDLHLEAEDGLDQRQIDKAEHVLKVVVPVLPRISNHTDFDPLRLHPQVDLQFVGPGQPIPPADLIILPGSKSVRSDLAYLRANGWETAIHRHLRYGGKLLGICGGLQMLGQQVHDPLGLEGAAGSSAGLGLLDFETTLEHEKQLRNVRGRLALEAAEVSGYEIHAGVTTGPALENAAVHLEDGRCDGAQSLDAQVFGTYLHGLFESPQASSALLRWAGLADVQTVDYHGLRERDIERLADLVERHLDTGLLRELCGI, from the coding sequence ATGACCACAGTGATGGTGCAGGGCACCACCTCCGATGCCGGCAAAAGTACCCTGGTCACGGCCTTGTGCCGCTGGGTCAGGCGCCAGGGCGTGGGCGTGGTGCCGTTCAAGCCGCAGAACATGGCCCTCAACAGCGCCGTGACCGCTGACGGCGGCGAAATCGGTCGGGCTCAGGCGGTGCAGGCCCAGGCCGCCGGTCTCGAACCGCACACCGACATGAACCCGGTGCTGCTCAAGCCCAACAGCGACACTGGCGCCCAGGTGATCATCCATGGTCGTGCCGTCACCACCATGAACGCCGTGGCTTATCACGATTACAAAGCCATCGCGATGCAAGCGGTGCTGGCCTCCCACGCGCGCTTGAGCGCGGCTTATGCGGTGGTGATGGTGGAAGGCGCCGGCTCGCCGGCGGAGATCAACCTGCGCGCCGGTGACATCGCCAACATGGGCTTTGCCGAGGCGGTGGACTGCCCGGTGCTGCTGATCGCCGATATCAATCGCGGCGGGGTGTTCGCCCATCTGGTCGGCACGCTGGAATTGCTTTCCCCCAGCGAGCAGGCGCGGGTAAAGGGCTTCATCATCAACCGTTTTCGTGGCGACATCGCCTTGCTGCAACCGGGCCTGGACTGGCTGGAGGCGCGCACCGGCAAACCGGTGATCGGCGTGTTGCCGTACGTCATGGATCTGCACCTGGAAGCCGAGGATGGCCTCGATCAGCGCCAGATCGACAAGGCCGAACACGTGCTGAAAGTGGTGGTGCCGGTCTTGCCGCGCATCAGCAACCACACCGATTTCGATCCGTTGCGCCTGCACCCACAGGTCGACCTGCAATTCGTCGGCCCCGGCCAGCCCATCCCGCCGGCCGACCTGATCATCCTGCCCGGCTCGAAAAGCGTGCGCAGCGACCTGGCCTACCTGCGAGCCAACGGTTGGGAGACGGCGATCCATCGTCACCTGCGCTACGGCGGCAAATTGCTGGGCATCTGCGGCGGTTTGCAGATGCTTGGCCAGCAGGTTCACGACCCCTTGGGGCTGGAAGGCGCGGCGGGCTCCAGTGCCGGTCTGGGCCTGCTGGATTTCGAAACGACCCTGGAACATGAGAAGCAACTGCGCAATGTGCGTGGGCGACTGGCCTTGGAAGCGGCCGAGGTCAGCGGCTATGAGATCCACGCGGGCGTGACCACCGGCCCGGCCTTGGAAAATGCTGCGGTGCACCTGGAAGACGGCCGTTGCGACGGCGCCCAGAGCCTCGACGCACAGGTGTTCGGCACCTACCTGCACGGGCTGTTCGAGTCGCCCCAGGCCAGCAGCGCGTTGTTGCGTTGGGCGGGGTTGGCGGATGTGCAAACGGTGGATTACCACGGCTTGCGCGAGCGGGACATCGAGCGGTTGGCGGATCTGGTGGAGCGGCATCTGGATACTGGATTGTTGCGTGAGCTTTGTGGGATTTAG
- the cobU gene encoding bifunctional adenosylcobinamide kinase/adenosylcobinamide-phosphate guanylyltransferase, producing MLQLILGGARSGKSRLAEKLAADTRLPVTYIATSQPLDGEMNQRIAQHRARRPAEWALVEEPLALARVLRENAAPGQCLLVDCLTLWLTNLLMLEAPEQLNAEREALLDSLAALPGEIIFVSNETGMGVVPLGELTRRYVDEAGWLHQALAERCQRVVLTVAGLPLTLKGTAL from the coding sequence ATGCTGCAACTGATCCTCGGCGGCGCCCGCTCCGGTAAGAGTCGCCTGGCTGAAAAACTCGCGGCGGACACCCGTTTGCCAGTGACCTACATCGCCACCAGCCAACCCCTGGACGGTGAGATGAACCAGCGCATCGCCCAGCATCGCGCCCGGCGGCCAGCCGAATGGGCGCTGGTGGAGGAGCCCCTGGCCCTGGCCCGGGTGCTGCGGGAAAACGCCGCCCCCGGACAATGCCTGCTGGTGGATTGCCTGACCCTGTGGCTGACCAACCTGTTGATGCTCGAGGCTCCCGAGCAATTGAACGCCGAGCGCGAAGCACTGCTGGACAGCCTGGCCGCGCTGCCCGGGGAGATCATTTTTGTCAGCAACGAGACCGGCATGGGCGTCGTGCCGCTGGGCGAGCTGACCCGCCGTTACGTCGATGAAGCCGGTTGGCTGCATCAAGCCTTGGCCGAACGTTGTCAGCGCGTCGTGCTGACCGTCGCTGGCCTGCCCCTGACTCTCAAAGGTACTGCGTTATGA
- the cobT gene encoding nicotinate-nucleotide--dimethylbenzimidazole phosphoribosyltransferase, translating into MNHRWWLEPCKPVDTQVLELAAARQQQLTKPAGSLGRLESVAVQLAGLQGQLKPSLERLWIAIFAGDHGVVAEGVSAYPQEVTGQMLLNFVSGGAAISVLARQLGASLEVVDLGTVTPALDLPGVRHLNLGPGTANFAQGTAMTVKQGEQALHAGRDSVLRAVAAGTQLFIGGEMGIGNTTAASALACALLDCPVAHLVGPGTGLDAAGVSRKAQVIERALALHAAQGNDPLQTLFNLGGFEIAALVGAYLACAQQGVAVLVDGFICSVAALVAVRLNPACRPWLLFGHRGAEPGHLHVLETLGAEPLLDLGLRLGEGSGAALAVPLLRLACDLHGQMATFAEAAVADRPA; encoded by the coding sequence ATGAATCATCGCTGGTGGCTGGAACCGTGCAAGCCCGTCGATACCCAAGTGCTGGAACTGGCCGCGGCCCGTCAGCAACAACTGACCAAGCCGGCCGGTTCCCTGGGGCGGCTGGAATCGGTGGCGGTGCAACTGGCGGGTCTGCAAGGGCAGCTCAAACCGAGCCTGGAGCGGTTGTGGATTGCGATTTTTGCCGGCGACCATGGCGTGGTCGCAGAAGGCGTATCGGCCTATCCCCAAGAGGTCACCGGGCAAATGCTGCTCAACTTCGTCAGCGGCGGCGCGGCCATCAGCGTCCTGGCGCGGCAACTGGGCGCGTCCCTGGAAGTGGTCGACCTGGGCACCGTCACGCCTGCGCTGGACCTGCCCGGTGTGCGACACCTGAACCTCGGGCCGGGCACGGCGAATTTCGCCCAGGGCACGGCAATGACGGTGAAACAGGGCGAGCAAGCCTTGCACGCCGGGCGCGACAGTGTGCTGCGTGCCGTCGCGGCCGGCACGCAATTGTTCATCGGCGGCGAGATGGGCATCGGCAACACCACCGCCGCCAGCGCCCTGGCCTGCGCCTTGCTCGACTGCCCGGTGGCGCATCTGGTCGGGCCGGGCACGGGGTTGGACGCCGCGGGTGTCAGCCGCAAGGCCCAGGTGATCGAACGGGCGCTGGCGTTGCACGCTGCCCAGGGTAACGACCCGTTGCAGACCCTGTTCAACCTCGGCGGTTTTGAAATCGCCGCGTTGGTCGGCGCATACCTGGCCTGTGCCCAGCAGGGCGTCGCCGTGCTGGTGGACGGATTCATCTGTAGCGTCGCGGCCCTGGTGGCGGTGCGCCTCAATCCGGCGTGCCGGCCGTGGTTGCTGTTCGGCCATCGCGGCGCCGAACCGGGCCATCTCCACGTGCTGGAAACCCTCGGTGCCGAACCGCTGCTGGATCTCGGCCTGCGCCTGGGCGAGGGCAGTGGCGCGGCGTTGGCGGTGCCGCTGTTGCGCCTGGCGTGTGACCTGCACGGGCAGATGGCGACGTTTGCCGAAGCGGCCGTGGCGGACCGCCCGGCATGA
- the cobC gene encoding alpha-ribazole phosphatase family protein, whose product MTLRLDLLRHGETELGGGLRGSLDDALTARGWEQMHTAVAQGGPWDRLVSSPLQRCARFAEQLGARLNVPVHLDKDLQELHFGAWEGRSAAALMDTDAEALGQFWADPYAFTPPEGEPVQAFANRVLAAVERLHAAYAGQRVLLVSHGGVMRLLLAQARGLPREQLLNVEVGHGALFSLTVSAGSVLEEAN is encoded by the coding sequence ATGACCTTGCGCCTGGATCTGCTGCGTCACGGCGAAACCGAATTGGGCGGCGGCTTGCGCGGCAGCCTCGACGATGCCTTGACGGCCAGGGGCTGGGAGCAGATGCACACCGCCGTCGCTCAAGGCGGACCCTGGGATCGCCTGGTCAGCTCACCCTTGCAGCGCTGCGCCCGTTTCGCCGAGCAACTCGGCGCCCGGCTCAACGTGCCGGTGCACTTGGACAAAGACCTGCAAGAGCTGCATTTTGGCGCCTGGGAAGGTCGCAGCGCAGCGGCGTTGATGGACACTGACGCCGAGGCACTGGGCCAGTTCTGGGCCGATCCCTATGCCTTCACGCCCCCCGAAGGCGAGCCGGTGCAGGCGTTTGCCAACCGCGTCCTGGCGGCGGTCGAGCGTCTGCACGCGGCCTATGCCGGTCAGCGGGTCTTGCTGGTCAGCCATGGCGGCGTGATGCGCCTGCTGCTGGCCCAAGCCCGCGGCCTGCCTCGCGAGCAACTGCTCAATGTCGAAGTCGGTCATGGCGCGCTGTTTTCCCTGACAGTGTCGGCAGGTTCAGTGCTCGAAGAGGCGAATTGA
- a CDS encoding adenosylcobinamide-GDP ribazoletransferase has translation MLPFWIALQFLSSLPVRLPGMPEPEQLGRSLLFYPLVGLVFGGLLWTLDGLLLGTPLLLHAALVLMAWVLLSGGLHLDGLADSADAWLGGFGDRERTLLIMKDPRSGPIAVVTLVVVLLLKWTALVALIEQEQALALLIVPMLGRGALLGLFLTTPYVRAGGLGQALADHLPRRSGWQVLSACALGCLLLLGWAGLWTLVVATLVFIGLRRMMLRRLQGCTGDTAGALLELLETAVLVALALR, from the coding sequence ATGTTGCCCTTCTGGATCGCCCTGCAATTTCTCAGCAGCCTGCCGGTTCGCCTGCCCGGCATGCCCGAGCCCGAACAGTTGGGCCGTTCGCTGTTGTTCTATCCGCTGGTGGGGCTGGTGTTCGGCGGGCTGTTATGGACGTTGGATGGGTTATTGCTCGGCACGCCGTTGCTGCTGCATGCCGCGCTGGTGCTGATGGCGTGGGTGCTGCTCAGTGGCGGGTTGCACCTGGATGGCCTGGCCGACAGCGCCGATGCGTGGCTCGGCGGTTTCGGCGATCGCGAACGGACGTTGCTGATCATGAAGGATCCGCGCAGCGGGCCGATTGCCGTCGTGACGTTGGTGGTGGTGTTGCTGCTCAAATGGACAGCGCTGGTGGCGTTGATCGAACAGGAGCAGGCCTTGGCGTTGCTCATCGTGCCGATGCTGGGGCGGGGCGCATTGCTGGGGTTGTTCCTGACGACGCCGTATGTGCGTGCCGGTGGATTGGGGCAGGCGCTCGCCGATCACCTGCCGCGCCGCTCGGGCTGGCAGGTGTTGTCGGCCTGTGCGCTGGGTTGCCTGCTGCTGTTGGGCTGGGCCGGGCTGTGGACGTTGGTGGTGGCCACGCTGGTCTTCATCGGATTGCGACGGATGATGCTGCGCAGGCTGCAAGGCTGCACCGGGGATACGGCGGGCGCCTTGCTGGAACTGCTGGAAACCGCCGTTCTGGTCGCGCTGGCGTTGCGTTGA
- a CDS encoding MarR family winged helix-turn-helix transcriptional regulator, producing MLPSQCLCINLRRAARGVSRYYDGALDGFGINVAQYSLLSNLARLDQPSISSLAEAMGLDRSTLGRNLRVLEGEGLVALAEGDDLRNRIVVLTETGQARLAAALPAWEAAQQKLIDKLGAEKRATLLALLDELA from the coding sequence ATGCTTCCTTCCCAATGTCTGTGCATCAATCTGCGTCGTGCCGCACGTGGCGTCAGCAGGTATTACGACGGCGCCCTCGACGGCTTCGGGATCAACGTTGCCCAGTATTCTTTGCTGAGCAACCTGGCGCGCCTGGACCAACCGAGTATTTCCTCCCTGGCCGAGGCCATGGGCCTGGACCGCAGCACCCTGGGACGCAACCTGCGGGTGCTGGAAGGCGAGGGGTTGGTGGCGCTGGCCGAGGGCGACGATCTGCGTAACCGTATCGTCGTGCTCACTGAAACGGGGCAGGCCCGGCTGGCGGCAGCGCTGCCGGCCTGGGAAGCGGCGCAACAGAAACTGATCGATAAGCTGGGCGCGGAAAAACGTGCGACCTTGCTGGCCTTGCTGGATGAACTGGCGTGA
- a CDS encoding MFS transporter: MTSMWRTCGWVLVGSALILALSLGVRHGFGLFLAPMSAEFGWGREVFAFAIALQNLIWGLAQPFTGALADRFGAAKVVLIGGVLYALGLVFMGMADSPWSLSLSAGLLIGIGLSGTSFSVILGVVGRAVPPEKRSMGMGIASAAGSFGQFAMLPGTLGLIGWLGWSAALLALGLLVALIVPLVSMLKDAPLPVAGHEQTLAEALREACSHSGFWLLAVGFFVCGFQVVFIGVHLPAYLVDQHLPASVGTTVLALVGLFNIFGTYTAGWLGGRMSKPRLLTGLYLLRAVVIGLFLWLPVTTTTAYLFGMAMGLLWLSTVPLTNGTVATLFGVRNLSMLGGIVFLFHQLGSFLGGWLGGVVYDRTGSYDLIWQVSILLSLLAAALNWPVRERPVARLQVQVGAA, translated from the coding sequence ATGACATCGATGTGGCGTACCTGTGGTTGGGTCCTGGTGGGCAGCGCGCTGATCCTGGCGTTGTCCCTGGGCGTGCGGCATGGCTTCGGCCTGTTCCTCGCGCCCATGAGTGCCGAGTTCGGCTGGGGCCGTGAGGTATTCGCCTTCGCCATTGCCTTGCAGAACTTGATCTGGGGCCTGGCGCAGCCTTTCACCGGCGCGCTGGCCGACCGCTTCGGTGCGGCGAAAGTGGTGCTGATCGGTGGCGTGCTCTACGCACTCGGCCTGGTGTTCATGGGCATGGCCGACTCGCCATGGTCCTTGTCGTTGAGCGCGGGTCTTTTGATTGGTATCGGTCTGTCGGGCACATCGTTCTCGGTGATCCTCGGCGTGGTCGGACGGGCCGTGCCACCGGAAAAACGCAGCATGGGCATGGGCATCGCCAGTGCCGCCGGTTCCTTCGGCCAGTTCGCCATGTTGCCCGGTACGCTGGGGCTGATCGGTTGGCTCGGTTGGTCGGCGGCGTTGTTGGCACTGGGGCTGCTGGTGGCGTTGATCGTGCCGCTGGTGAGCATGCTCAAGGACGCACCGTTGCCGGTGGCTGGCCACGAGCAGACCCTGGCCGAAGCCTTGCGCGAGGCGTGCAGCCATTCCGGGTTCTGGCTGCTGGCGGTCGGCTTTTTTGTCTGCGGTTTCCAGGTGGTGTTCATTGGCGTGCATTTGCCGGCGTACCTGGTGGACCAACACCTGCCCGCCAGCGTCGGCACCACCGTGCTGGCTCTGGTCGGGTTGTTCAATATCTTCGGCACCTACACCGCTGGCTGGCTGGGCGGACGCATGTCCAAGCCACGCCTGTTGACCGGGTTGTATCTGTTGCGGGCCGTGGTGATTGGCTTGTTCCTGTGGCTGCCGGTGACGACCACCACGGCGTACCTGTTTGGCATGGCAATGGGCTTGCTGTGGCTGTCGACCGTGCCGTTGACCAACGGCACGGTAGCGACCCTGTTTGGTGTACGAAATCTATCGATGTTGGGTGGGATCGTGTTCCTGTTCCACCAGTTGGGCTCGTTCCTCGGTGGTTGGTTGGGCGGGGTGGTGTATGACCGCACCGGCAGCTACGACTTGATCTGGCAGGTATCGATCCTGCTCAGCCTGCTGGCGGCGGCGTTGAACTGGCCGGTGCGTGAACGGCCGGTGGCGCGCCTGCAAGTCCAGGTCGGTGCGGCATGA
- a CDS encoding glutathione peroxidase gives MLMRWFAVPALLLAVTGQVWAADCPPLLEGSLPKLRAKETIDLCQRFAGKPLVVVNTASFCGFAPQFKGLEALNQRYKGQGLQVLGVPSNDFKQESKDGAETAKVCYVNYGVTFTMTEPQPVRGADAIPLFKHLAEQSGAPKWNFYKYVVDRQGKVVGSFSSRIKPDDPDFIKAVEAAIASKP, from the coding sequence ATGTTGATGCGCTGGTTTGCTGTTCCCGCCCTGTTGCTGGCTGTGACCGGGCAAGTCTGGGCTGCCGATTGCCCGCCGTTGCTGGAGGGTTCGTTGCCCAAGCTGCGGGCCAAGGAAACCATTGATTTGTGCCAGCGCTTTGCCGGCAAGCCTCTGGTGGTGGTGAACACCGCCAGCTTCTGTGGGTTCGCCCCGCAGTTCAAGGGCCTCGAAGCGCTCAACCAGCGCTACAAGGGCCAAGGGTTGCAAGTGTTGGGCGTACCGTCCAATGACTTCAAGCAGGAGTCCAAGGACGGGGCTGAAACCGCCAAGGTCTGTTACGTCAATTACGGTGTGACCTTCACCATGACCGAACCGCAGCCGGTGCGGGGTGCGGATGCGATACCGCTGTTCAAGCACTTGGCCGAACAGTCCGGTGCGCCGAAATGGAATTTCTACAAGTATGTGGTGGACCGCCAGGGCAAGGTCGTTGGCAGTTTTTCCAGCCGGATCAAGCCTGACGATCCCGATTTCATCAAGGCAGTAGAGGCGGCCATCGCCTCCAAACCCTGA
- a CDS encoding OmpP1/FadL family transporter, giving the protein MKKMMLKTTLGLAVTLASTQLFASGFALNEQSISGMGTGFAGRSSSADDASTVFGNPAGMSRLKRQQVTGGFAAIDASTDIDDASGTQSGTNKGDMVPLTAVPMGYYVKPIDDQWAFGLGVYAPFGLITDYENGFQGRNFGSKSEVKVVTFQPTVSYAFNDKVSIGFGPTINRISGSLESDLTSPLSPNDGSVKIKGDDIGYGYNIGLLVQATDTTRVGLTYHSKVKYKLEGHTEISPGAGTPPSLLNGARYDASLDITTPESVDFSVTQQINDAWTVYAGSTWTRWSRLKEITVNNDGVTPATGGAFAPGFFSSITEEQNWHDTWAYAIGTSYQLNKQWVLRTGLTFDQAPTNNADRSPRIPTGDRTIFSLGAGWSPTDDLTIDVAYSYLKEEKVNVSGSNALGQSYDAKYENSANGFGVGATYRF; this is encoded by the coding sequence ATGAAAAAAATGATGCTCAAAACCACCCTTGGCCTTGCCGTTACCTTGGCATCCACGCAACTTTTCGCCAGTGGCTTTGCCTTGAACGAACAAAGCATCAGTGGCATGGGCACTGGTTTCGCAGGTCGTTCTTCCTCTGCCGATGACGCCAGCACCGTGTTTGGCAACCCTGCCGGCATGTCGCGCCTCAAGCGCCAGCAAGTCACCGGTGGCTTCGCCGCCATCGATGCTTCCACCGATATCGACGATGCCAGCGGTACCCAGTCCGGCACCAACAAGGGCGACATGGTTCCGCTCACTGCCGTTCCGATGGGCTACTACGTCAAGCCTATCGATGATCAGTGGGCTTTCGGCCTGGGTGTCTACGCACCGTTTGGCTTGATCACCGACTACGAAAATGGCTTCCAGGGCCGTAACTTCGGCAGCAAGAGCGAAGTGAAGGTCGTCACTTTCCAGCCAACCGTCAGCTATGCCTTCAACGACAAGGTATCGATCGGTTTCGGCCCGACCATCAACCGTATTTCCGGCTCCCTGGAATCGGATCTGACCTCTCCCCTGTCGCCGAATGATGGCAGCGTGAAGATCAAGGGCGACGACATTGGCTACGGCTACAACATCGGCCTGCTGGTCCAGGCGACCGACACCACCCGTGTCGGCCTGACCTATCACTCCAAGGTCAAGTACAAGCTCGAAGGCCACACCGAAATCAGTCCTGGGGCTGGCACACCTCCCAGCCTGCTGAATGGCGCGCGCTACGATGCTTCGCTGGATATCACCACGCCTGAATCGGTGGACTTTTCGGTCACCCAGCAAATCAATGATGCCTGGACCGTCTACGCGGGCAGCACCTGGACGCGTTGGAGCCGCCTGAAAGAAATCACCGTGAACAACGACGGTGTAACGCCCGCAACGGGCGGTGCTTTCGCGCCTGGCTTCTTCAGTTCCATTACTGAAGAACAGAACTGGCACGACACCTGGGCCTACGCCATCGGTACCTCCTACCAGTTGAACAAGCAGTGGGTACTGCGTACCGGCCTGACCTTCGACCAGGCACCGACCAACAACGCTGACCGCTCGCCGCGTATTCCTACAGGCGACCGGACCATCTTCAGCCTGGGCGCCGGCTGGAGTCCGACCGACGACCTGACCATCGACGTGGCTTATTCCTATCTCAAGGAAGAAAAAGTCAACGTCAGCGGCAGCAATGCCCTCGGCCAGTCCTACGACGCCAAATACGAAAACAGCGCCAACGGTTTCGGTGTCGGTGCAACCTACCGCTTCTGA
- a CDS encoding sel1 repeat family protein, protein MKFRSVSNPVTSTPSGVTPPKRMSMRVAEWLLDSPRLGDSPSIKHLAGRLLKQPAREGVVAAQSRLGQLMCRECGNARDRRIGHDLLRQAARAGDDRARRALGEIED, encoded by the coding sequence ATGAAGTTTCGCTCAGTATCAAATCCTGTTACCTCCACGCCCTCTGGTGTTACCCCACCCAAACGTATGTCGATGCGGGTAGCTGAGTGGCTGCTCGACAGCCCGCGGCTGGGGGACAGCCCCAGCATCAAGCACCTGGCTGGTCGTTTGCTCAAGCAACCGGCCCGTGAAGGCGTAGTGGCCGCGCAAAGTCGTCTCGGGCAGTTGATGTGCCGAGAATGCGGCAACGCCCGGGATCGACGCATCGGCCACGACCTGCTGCGCCAGGCCGCCCGGGCCGGCGATGATCGTGCCCGCCGGGCCCTTGGTGAAATCGAAGATTGA
- the rmuC gene encoding DNA recombination protein RmuC gives MLEERLATAHMAHDGLNAQLDACRDEISDLSQANAAKQAELAAACREVELLQIERDNARDAAHAWNLERANKEAELRRLDAQAASLQAELREQQESHQQRLDDLQGSRDELRAQFAELAGKIFDEREQRFAETSQQRLGQLLDPLKERIQSFEKRVEESYQAEARERFSLGKELERLQQLNLRLSDEATNLTRALKGQKTQGNWGELILERVLEHAGLEKGREYQTQVSLKGPDGERFQPDVLIYLPGDKQVVVDSKVSLTAYQQYVAAEDDAIGQLALKQHVVSLRAHVKGLAGKDYKRLDGLHSLDFVLLFVPIEAAFSAALQAEPNLFQEAFDRNIVIVSPTTLLATLRVIDSLWKQERQSQNAREIAERAGWLYDKFVLFIQDLDEIGSRLQQLDKAYSAARNKLTEGRGNLISRSEQLKLLGARASKSLPADLLERAMTDADGLPELPEEASEKTQG, from the coding sequence CTGCTGGAGGAGCGCTTGGCCACGGCCCACATGGCCCACGATGGCCTCAACGCCCAGCTCGATGCCTGCCGCGATGAAATCAGCGATCTGAGCCAGGCCAACGCCGCCAAGCAGGCCGAGCTTGCCGCGGCCTGCCGTGAGGTCGAATTGCTGCAGATCGAGCGCGACAATGCCCGGGATGCGGCTCACGCCTGGAACCTCGAGCGTGCCAACAAGGAAGCCGAGCTGCGCCGGCTCGATGCCCAGGCGGCGTCGTTGCAGGCCGAACTGCGTGAGCAGCAGGAAAGCCATCAGCAACGGCTGGATGACCTGCAAGGCTCGCGAGACGAGCTGCGGGCGCAGTTCGCCGAGCTTGCCGGGAAGATCTTCGACGAACGTGAACAACGTTTCGCCGAAACCAGCCAGCAACGCCTGGGCCAGTTGCTCGATCCGCTGAAGGAGCGCATCCAGTCCTTCGAAAAACGCGTTGAAGAAAGTTATCAGGCCGAGGCCCGGGAACGCTTCTCCCTGGGCAAGGAACTGGAGCGCCTGCAACAACTGAACCTGCGCCTGAGCGACGAAGCCACCAACCTCACCCGGGCGCTCAAGGGCCAGAAGACCCAGGGTAACTGGGGCGAACTGATCCTGGAGCGGGTGCTTGAACATGCCGGCCTGGAGAAGGGCCGCGAGTATCAGACCCAGGTCAGCCTCAAGGGCCCGGACGGCGAGCGTTTCCAGCCGGACGTGTTGATTTATCTGCCGGGCGACAAGCAAGTGGTGGTCGATTCCAAGGTCAGCCTCACGGCCTATCAGCAGTACGTGGCCGCTGAAGATGACGCCATCGGCCAACTCGCCCTCAAGCAACATGTAGTGTCGTTGCGTGCCCACGTCAAAGGCTTGGCCGGCAAGGACTACAAGCGCCTGGACGGTTTGCACAGCCTGGATTTCGTGTTGCTGTTCGTGCCAATCGAAGCGGCGTTTTCCGCCGCCCTGCAAGCCGAGCCGAACCTGTTCCAGGAAGCCTTCGACCGCAACATCGTGATCGTCAGCCCGACCACGCTGCTGGCGACGCTGCGGGTGATCGACAGCTTGTGGAAGCAGGAACGCCAGAGCCAGAACGCCCGGGAAATCGCCGAGCGGGCCGGGTGGCTGTATGACAAGTTCGTCCTGTTCATCCAGGACCTGGACGAGATCGGCAGTCGCTTGCAGCAGTTGGACAAAGCCTACAGTGCCGCGCGCAACAAACTGACAGAAGGGCGCGGCAACCTGATCAGCCGTAGCGAACAGCTCAAGTTGCTCGGCGCCCGGGCGAGCAAGAGCCTGCCTGCCGATTTGCTCGAGC